The proteins below come from a single Bacteroidales bacterium genomic window:
- a CDS encoding antirestriction protein ArdA — protein sequence METIDLNEARIYVGTYAKYNNGSIFGKWFDLSDFSDKDDFMTACAELHKDETDPEFMFQDWENIPDELIGESWLSDNFFEVKEAVENLNNDEQEAFLIWCTHCSHNLSSKDINELISSFQDDYQGKFDDEEDYAYHIVEECYNLPKFALDYFDYEKFGRDLFMCDYWFEDGFVFHIS from the coding sequence ATGGAGACAATAGATTTAAACGAAGCAAGAATTTACGTAGGTACATACGCAAAATACAACAACGGTTCAATTTTCGGCAAATGGTTTGACCTTTCCGATTTTTCGGACAAAGACGATTTTATGACAGCCTGTGCGGAACTCCACAAGGACGAAACAGACCCCGAATTTATGTTCCAAGATTGGGAAAATATACCCGATGAGCTAATCGGCGAAAGTTGGTTATCCGACAACTTTTTTGAGGTAAAAGAAGCAGTTGAAAACTTGAATAATGATGAACAGGAAGCCTTTTTAATATGGTGTACGCATTGTTCGCACAACCTTTCAAGCAAAGATATTAACGAGTTGATTTCTTCTTTTCAAGATGATTATCAAGGTAAATTTGACGATGAAGAAGATTACGCCTATCACATTGTAGAAGAATGCTACAATCTCCCAAAATTCGCTTTGGATTATTTCGATTACGAGAAATTTGGCAGAGACCTTTTTATGTGTGATTATTGGTTTGAAGACGGTTTTGTATTTCATATCTCTTGA
- a CDS encoding site-specific integrase: MKSTFNILFYLKRNGLKQDGGMPIYGRITVNGKSVQFTAKVDVNPDLWNVKAGKAIGRTKEIQEVNAILDSIRVTMTKIYRDLRERETDVTPEKIKNIFFGTDENQMTLLQLFTKYNEDFKSMIGISKSMSSYQKYVSTKNRVEQFLKDKYKLSDIALKDVNYLFIHDFDIYLKTVCRYPQNSTAKHMQRLKTIMILARNNEYIYDDPFAKYKVHFDRVDRGYLTLEEIETIMEKKFKTKRLEQVRDIFIFSCYTGLAYVDVSNLREKNIRTSFDGKLWIMTKRQKTNIQSNIPLLDVAKQILDKYADTLPDGKVLPILTNQKMNAYLKEIGDVCGIDKNLTFHLARHTFATSVTLAKGVPIESVSKMLGHTNIKTTQIYARITDGKVGSDMAILAEKLDKKVMKPISNLDTSFECLSLKEKMSLFNLPQILSDDPERMHRIAKMWYGLTDEEKYFVWTNTFDVPNQSKNTRESQFAC, translated from the coding sequence ATGAAGAGTACATTTAACATCCTTTTTTACCTAAAAAGGAACGGTCTGAAACAAGACGGAGGCATGCCTATTTATGGCAGAATTACAGTGAACGGAAAGTCCGTTCAATTTACAGCAAAAGTTGATGTAAATCCTGACTTATGGAATGTAAAAGCAGGAAAAGCAATCGGCAGAACAAAAGAAATTCAGGAAGTTAATGCTATTTTAGATAGTATTAGAGTTACAATGACAAAAATTTATCGAGATTTGCGAGAACGTGAAACCGATGTTACTCCTGAAAAAATCAAAAACATTTTCTTCGGTACTGATGAAAATCAAATGACATTGTTGCAATTGTTCACAAAGTACAATGAAGATTTCAAAAGTATGATTGGAATTTCAAAAAGCATGAGTTCTTATCAAAAGTATGTAAGCACAAAAAATCGAGTTGAACAGTTTCTTAAAGATAAGTACAAATTATCCGACATCGCCCTAAAAGACGTGAATTATCTTTTTATACATGACTTCGACATTTATCTGAAGACGGTTTGCCGTTATCCTCAAAACAGTACGGCAAAACACATGCAACGCCTTAAAACGATTATGATTTTGGCAAGGAACAACGAATACATTTACGATGACCCTTTTGCCAAATACAAAGTTCATTTCGATAGAGTTGATAGAGGCTATTTAACCTTGGAGGAAATCGAAACCATCATGGAGAAAAAATTCAAGACAAAACGGCTTGAACAAGTGCGGGATATATTCATTTTCAGCTGTTATACCGGGCTTGCTTACGTTGATGTAAGTAATTTGAGAGAGAAAAATATCCGTACTTCTTTTGACGGAAAACTTTGGATTATGACTAAACGGCAGAAAACGAACATACAATCTAATATTCCCTTACTGGATGTAGCAAAACAGATTTTGGACAAATATGCCGATACTTTACCCGATGGAAAGGTATTGCCGATTCTTACCAATCAAAAGATGAATGCTTATTTGAAAGAAATTGGAGATGTATGCGGTATAGACAAGAATCTCACATTCCACCTCGCCCGGCACACGTTCGCAACTTCGGTTACATTGGCTAAAGGAGTTCCTATTGAATCCGTTTCAAAAATGTTGGGACACACCAATATCAAAACCACTCAAATTTACGCCCGGATTACAGACGGAAAAGTTGGAAGTGATATGGCGATTCTTGCTGAAAAATTGGACAAGAAAGTCATGAAACCAATCTCAAACTTAGATACATCTTTTGAATGTCTATCCTTAAAGGAAAAAATGTCTTTGTTTAATCTCCCACAAATATTATCTGATGACCCGGAAAGAATGCACCGAATAGCAAAAATGTGGTACGGTCTGACTGACGAGGAAAAATATTTCGTGTGGACAAATACTTTCGATGTTCCCAATCAAAGTAAAAACACAAGAGAATCTCAATTTGCTTGTTAG
- the aroC gene encoding chorismate synthase: MVLGNTFGKKFKIKSFGNSHDNELILEIYGMPEGILVDYDLIAEDLLRRRPKFDFDTPRQEQDDYIIIQGVENNITNGQNIVIKVKNQQGDSSAYKFYDGVFRPSHADFTWEIKYGEPLPAGGGIVSARETVLRVIAGAFAKMFLKKYYNDVIKFQSWTFSVGNLIQANYSEVLSDDFIYYLNEIRKEGDSIGGKVRCIIKGIPAGLGCPPFDKIQAHFAYSMMTIPAVKAFEIGRGVESSLMKGSEHNDPFYFDKTENKIKPAKNDAGGILGGITSGEDITITVSFKPISSIKKVQKTVNKRGEECELQINGNHDICPAVRGAVIVEAMAAITLADYILVES, encoded by the coding sequence ATGGTATTAGGAAATACTTTTGGGAAAAAATTTAAGATCAAAAGTTTTGGTAATTCACATGATAATGAATTAATACTTGAAATTTACGGAATGCCCGAAGGAATTCTTGTTGACTATGATTTAATTGCTGAAGATTTATTAAGGCGACGACCAAAATTTGATTTCGATACTCCGCGACAAGAGCAGGATGATTATATTATTATTCAAGGTGTTGAAAATAATATAACTAACGGACAAAATATTGTAATCAAAGTTAAAAACCAGCAGGGTGATAGTTCGGCTTATAAGTTTTATGATGGTGTTTTTCGTCCTTCTCATGCCGATTTTACCTGGGAAATTAAATATGGAGAGCCTTTACCTGCCGGTGGTGGAATTGTTTCCGCGCGTGAAACGGTTTTAAGGGTTATTGCCGGTGCTTTTGCTAAAATGTTTTTGAAGAAATATTATAATGATGTAATTAAATTTCAATCGTGGACCTTTTCCGTTGGAAATTTGATTCAGGCAAATTATTCTGAAGTATTGTCTGATGATTTTATTTATTATTTGAATGAAATTAGAAAGGAAGGTGATTCGATTGGAGGAAAAGTTCGTTGTATAATTAAAGGAATTCCGGCAGGATTGGGATGTCCTCCTTTTGATAAGATTCAAGCTCACTTTGCATATTCAATGATGACTATTCCGGCAGTAAAAGCCTTTGAAATTGGCAGGGGAGTGGAATCTTCATTAATGAAAGGTTCTGAGCATAATGACCCTTTCTATTTTGATAAAACCGAGAATAAAATAAAACCTGCTAAAAACGATGCCGGCGGCATCTTGGGCGGAATTACCTCAGGCGAGGATATTACAATAACCGTTTCATTCAAACCGATTTCTTCAATAAAAAAAGTTCAAAAAACAGTAAACAAAAGAGGCGAAGAATGTGAATTACAAATTAATGGAAATCATGATATTTGTCCGGCTGTTCGTGGTGCGGTTATAGTTGAAGCAATGGCGGCAATAACCTTAGCAGATTATATATTAGTAGAGAGTTGA
- a CDS encoding S8 family serine peptidase, whose amino-acid sequence MKKFLNFSLFILLFSIFFDLSAQKYAVYFADKSNSPYNIDNPEEFLSQRSIDRRNRHQVTINEQDLPVNPQYVQQLKNLGAEVPFTSRWLNCALISCSETAINQIEQLSFVSEIIYVSPESYGGKSLEGDLQFNFSNKFDMEEVLKPIDSKSINEEYSYGAGYNQINQINGIPVHENGFTGDGVLIAVLDGGFRNVNSLNVFSNIITENRLVFDLDVVIPNGNIYSSSISAHGTNVLSCMSASSDNQFVGTAPKASYALIRTEDTNTEYLIECYNWVVGAEAADSIGADIINSSLSYSTFNDSSMDYTYSSMDGETAVASYAAKLAVEKGIFVTLSAGNSNGTTWPWVASPADAVYAATIGAVNSSGEITYFSSIGPNGAGVPKPNTLAEGNNATVYNANNGNISSASGTSFSSPITCGMYACLIQANPYIHPTVLRDIVDETGNRYPNHDIAYGYGIPDFAAALETVISMNVIEITNVEINDLQGNNDGKLNAGETVTLNITAKNKTSEALTNVNATLSTDNEDINIIDNLVEFGNFLPNETKTITNAFTFTLSENAIANTSIKFCITASFDDNDIYCVFFVNTYGHHLQYQSFEILDYSGNSNNMFDPGETADILVDIINNGNEAANNIVAVLSSNSTYVTINSNTFNMDDVLVSQVKQAEFNVSISNSAPSGAISIPFTLTLTDSDGKISYCNFVYSDKCNIIFELTDEYGDGWNGAAIIMFFDNDYVEYITFDDGYFAEIPVEAPVNTNIALSWHAGLWHDDECSFVVKYEDGPIIYESDVAPSAGEFYTFLNYCGIELPDPPLHAPQYAVHFKDKNNSPYTINEPLKYLSQRAIDRRNKFGIALTENDFPVNPNYISEVETTGAYVRSSSRWSNSVLVYAEDEMIEAIGNLDFVEKIVYVKPAEGKCIKHDIHPKWENVKTIESILNIDENYNYGSAFAQINQLNGITVHEQGFTAEGVLIAVLDSGFEHVDVIDGFTHLFDSEKILLAIDVVEPGRNVYETGIHNHGTSVLSCMGGYIDGSYVGTAPNASYALIRTEDAPTEYLIEEYFWMIGAEMADSLGVDIINSSLSYNTYDDPSMDHQYSEMDGKTAVSSIAAKMAVERGIFVTISAGNSNGTSWPWVGTPSDVPEVLTLGAVNASGQIASFSSIGPNGAGDLKPNVVACGSYASVISSGGNIGYASGTSFSSPITCGMVACIIGAASNIAPPEILAAVEQSANRYPNHDIAYGYGIPDFGNVLEILDFQSIDDYNNSSKLIIYPNPVDDRIYVENKSITIKSIELYDLAGKLIKNVNVNSSYASVDVRGLNKGIFFVKVMYDNSYTETIKIVKQ is encoded by the coding sequence ATGAAAAAATTTTTGAATTTTTCTTTGTTCATCCTCTTATTTTCAATTTTTTTTGATTTATCAGCTCAAAAATATGCTGTATATTTCGCTGATAAAAGCAATTCTCCCTATAATATTGATAATCCCGAGGAATTTTTATCACAAAGGTCTATTGATAGACGAAATAGACACCAAGTAACTATTAATGAGCAAGATTTGCCTGTAAATCCTCAATATGTTCAACAATTAAAGAACCTTGGAGCTGAAGTTCCGTTTACAAGTAGATGGCTTAATTGTGCTTTGATCTCTTGTTCGGAAACTGCTATTAATCAAATAGAACAATTATCCTTTGTTAGTGAAATTATTTATGTAAGTCCGGAGTCGTATGGTGGCAAATCTCTTGAAGGGGATCTGCAATTCAATTTTTCAAACAAATTTGATATGGAGGAAGTGCTAAAGCCGATTGATTCAAAAAGTATTAATGAGGAGTATAGTTATGGCGCCGGATATAATCAGATTAATCAGATAAACGGTATTCCTGTTCATGAGAATGGGTTTACGGGAGATGGAGTATTGATTGCTGTTTTGGATGGTGGATTTAGAAATGTTAATTCTTTAAATGTATTTAGTAATATTATTACTGAAAATAGATTGGTTTTTGATTTGGACGTAGTTATTCCGAATGGAAATATTTATTCATCGAGTATTAGTGCTCACGGAACAAATGTTTTATCATGTATGTCTGCAAGTTCCGACAATCAATTTGTTGGAACGGCTCCCAAAGCTTCTTACGCTCTTATTAGAACAGAAGATACAAATACGGAATATCTTATTGAATGTTATAATTGGGTAGTTGGTGCAGAAGCTGCGGATAGTATTGGCGCTGATATTATAAATTCGTCATTAAGTTATTCTACTTTTAATGATTCTTCAATGGATTATACATATTCATCAATGGATGGAGAAACTGCAGTAGCTTCTTACGCCGCAAAGTTAGCTGTTGAAAAAGGTATTTTTGTTACATTAAGTGCAGGGAATTCTAATGGTACTACTTGGCCTTGGGTTGCATCTCCGGCGGATGCTGTATATGCGGCAACTATTGGTGCTGTAAATAGTTCAGGCGAAATCACATATTTTAGTTCGATAGGACCTAATGGGGCAGGGGTTCCTAAACCAAATACCCTGGCGGAAGGTAATAATGCTACTGTTTATAATGCAAATAACGGAAATATCAGCAGTGCTTCGGGTACCTCATTCTCAAGTCCGATAACATGTGGAATGTACGCCTGCCTAATCCAGGCTAATCCTTATATTCATCCGACAGTTTTACGTGATATTGTTGATGAAACCGGTAATAGATATCCTAACCATGATATTGCATACGGATATGGTATTCCTGATTTCGCGGCTGCTTTGGAAACAGTTATTTCAATGAATGTAATTGAAATAACAAATGTCGAAATTAACGATTTGCAGGGAAATAATGACGGTAAATTAAATGCTGGTGAAACTGTAACATTAAATATTACTGCAAAAAATAAAACATCGGAAGCATTAACTAATGTTAATGCAACACTTTCAACAGATAATGAAGACATTAATATTATTGATAATCTTGTTGAATTTGGAAATTTTTTGCCTAATGAAACTAAAACTATTACCAATGCCTTTACTTTTACATTAAGCGAAAATGCCATAGCCAATACAAGTATTAAATTTTGCATAACAGCTTCATTTGACGATAATGATATATATTGTGTCTTTTTTGTTAATACATACGGACATCATTTGCAATATCAATCTTTTGAAATACTTGACTATTCCGGAAATTCCAATAATATGTTTGATCCGGGTGAAACTGCAGATATTTTGGTTGATATTATTAATAATGGTAATGAGGCAGCTAATAATATTGTTGCCGTATTGTCTTCAAATTCAACCTATGTTACAATAAATTCCAATACTTTTAATATGGATGATGTTCTTGTTTCTCAGGTAAAACAAGCTGAATTTAATGTTAGTATTAGCAATTCGGCTCCTTCGGGAGCAATTAGTATTCCTTTCACCTTAACTCTTACTGATTCAGATGGAAAGATAAGCTATTGCAATTTTGTTTATAGTGATAAGTGCAATATTATTTTTGAACTTACTGATGAATATGGTGACGGATGGAATGGTGCTGCTATTATTATGTTTTTTGACAATGATTATGTAGAGTATATTACTTTTGATGATGGATATTTTGCTGAAATTCCGGTCGAGGCCCCTGTTAATACAAATATTGCTCTTTCTTGGCATGCGGGATTGTGGCATGATGATGAATGTTCGTTTGTGGTTAAATACGAAGACGGCCCGATAATATATGAATCTGACGTTGCTCCATCTGCAGGAGAATTTTATACTTTTCTAAATTATTGTGGAATTGAGTTGCCGGATCCTCCTTTACATGCTCCTCAATATGCCGTTCATTTTAAAGATAAAAATAACTCTCCATATACTATTAATGAACCCTTAAAATATTTATCTCAACGAGCAATCGACAGACGTAATAAATTCGGAATTGCTCTAACTGAAAATGATTTTCCGGTTAATCCGAATTATATATCGGAAGTTGAAACTACCGGTGCTTATGTTAGGTCTTCCAGTCGTTGGTCTAATAGTGTTCTTGTTTATGCTGAGGATGAAATGATTGAAGCTATTGGTAATTTGGATTTTGTAGAAAAAATAGTTTATGTAAAGCCTGCGGAAGGTAAATGTATTAAGCATGATATTCATCCGAAATGGGAAAATGTAAAAACTATAGAATCTATTTTGAATATAGATGAGAATTATAATTATGGTTCTGCTTTTGCTCAAATTAATCAATTAAATGGTATTACTGTCCATGAACAAGGCTTTACTGCTGAAGGAGTATTGATAGCTGTTTTGGATTCTGGATTTGAACATGTGGATGTTATAGATGGGTTTACTCATTTATTTGATTCTGAAAAAATATTATTAGCTATTGATGTTGTTGAACCCGGTAGAAACGTCTATGAAACTGGAATTCATAATCATGGCACCTCTGTTTTATCATGTATGGGCGGATATATTGATGGAAGTTATGTTGGTACTGCTCCAAACGCTTCTTATGCGTTAATCAGGACTGAAGATGCTCCTACAGAATATTTGATAGAAGAATATTTCTGGATGATTGGAGCCGAAATGGCAGATAGCCTGGGTGTAGATATTATTAATTCTTCATTGAGTTACAATACTTATGACGATCCTTCCATGGATCATCAGTATTCCGAAATGGATGGTAAAACCGCTGTTAGTTCTATAGCTGCAAAAATGGCTGTGGAACGTGGTATTTTTGTTACTATCAGTGCCGGTAACTCCAATGGAACAAGCTGGCCTTGGGTTGGAACCCCTTCCGATGTGCCTGAAGTACTTACCCTTGGAGCGGTTAATGCTAGCGGACAAATCGCTTCATTTAGCTCTATCGGACCTAATGGTGCCGGCGATCTTAAACCTAATGTTGTTGCCTGCGGGTCGTATGCGTCTGTAATTTCATCAGGCGGTAATATCGGCTATGCTTCCGGTACTTCTTTTTCAAGCCCGATTACTTGCGGAATGGTGGCATGTATTATAGGCGCTGCTTCGAATATTGCTCCGCCTGAAATTCTTGCTGCTGTCGAACAATCTGCGAATAGATATCCTAATCATGATATTGCTTATGGGTATGGCATTCCTGATTTTGGTAATGTGCTGGAAATATTGGATTTCCAATCAATCGACGATTATAATAATAGTTCAAAACTTATTATATATCCGAATCCGGTTGATGATAGAATATATGTGGAAAATAAAAGTATTACCATTAAATCAATAGAATTATATGATCTTGCGGGGAAATTAATTAAAAATGTTAATGTCAATAGTTCTTACGCTAGTGTAGATGTTAGAGGATTAAATAAGGGTATTTTCTTTGTTAAAGTGATGTATGATAATTCTTATACTGAAACTATTAAAATTGTGAAACAATAA
- a CDS encoding insulinase family protein, with amino-acid sequence MRKNYSFKIQYEKYRLKNGLQVILHQDRSTHTVALATLYHVGSAKEKVGKTGFAHLFEHLMFQGSENLKPNEFFTKINDLGGSFNGGTWEDGTIYYEIVPNDSLEKVLWMEADRMGYFINTVTQRGLYRELDIVINEKRQVIDNKPYGYTNSLIKKTLYPKGHPYHSTVIGEVEDLKSITLDDIKEFYKKYYSPNNATLAICGNIDIEKTKTLVEKYFGEIRKPRIAKDVVKEDLTAKLDKSLSLYYEDKFISMPELRVVFPGAKLYSKDAYALDILCDLIGDGKSSPLYKEIVLKENFAPSVTINNHLREHAGEIIFKVRAYSDIPLQKIFNSINKTINDFENNKINDEDIATAKNLAEARYYDGLSSNLYKAISLAESTTFGGSPKMIYKELQMIKSVTKDDIINVYNKYFKNKNYIATCFVPLGKQNLVLDNSVKADITDSPIEEPISKKTSHKNPEHIIKKTPSRIDRSAEPRLSTLHTLKLPKVWSVYTRNGINVMGIEDQRLPIVYFSIVIKAGTLDDDINKPGIANLTTRLLRESTSKMNSEELERAIRGIGANLVFIARKEWCVLSGKCVSRHFNKLLSIAEDIITKPSWNEDDFKRIKRDIISNLRQDQYNPNKIAYNKFYETIYGNNPIALPNEGTIESIEKIELKDLQEYYSKYFSPTISDFIISGNIKRDTVLDFIHGLENNWKPIQVDKISKAIYSPKKHDKTIYINNPNAEQAVLYFGEKSLTRLDEDYIPATLINYKLGEGTSSELFKILRLEHGYTYGIYSEFAGNKTFGTFIGCSNINNAVIDEAVSIVKRIISNYSKNYTAKDLKDSKNAIIRKLNSSYDTLVAYHSLLTEISTYELPFNFVEKDIATIKSVTHKQAITLIKKYLNIEDMLFLILKK; translated from the coding sequence ATGAGGAAGAATTATTCTTTTAAAATTCAGTATGAAAAATATCGGTTAAAAAACGGTTTGCAAGTCATACTTCATCAAGATAGATCTACACACACAGTAGCTCTTGCCACATTATATCATGTAGGCTCTGCCAAAGAAAAAGTTGGGAAAACAGGGTTTGCCCATCTATTTGAACATCTGATGTTTCAAGGATCCGAGAATTTAAAACCTAATGAATTTTTTACTAAGATTAATGATTTAGGCGGAAGTTTTAACGGTGGAACATGGGAAGATGGTACTATTTATTACGAAATTGTTCCCAATGATTCTTTAGAGAAGGTTTTATGGATGGAAGCCGATAGAATGGGATATTTTATTAATACCGTAACACAGCGGGGTTTATACAGAGAACTGGATATTGTCATAAACGAAAAGCGACAAGTAATTGACAATAAACCATATGGATACACTAATTCTTTAATAAAGAAAACTTTATATCCCAAAGGACATCCTTATCACAGCACCGTTATAGGTGAAGTTGAAGATTTAAAGTCAATTACCTTAGATGACATTAAAGAATTCTACAAAAAATATTATTCACCTAATAATGCTACGTTGGCTATCTGCGGCAACATCGACATAGAAAAAACAAAAACGTTAGTTGAAAAATATTTCGGAGAAATAAGAAAGCCAAGAATAGCAAAAGATGTTGTCAAAGAAGATTTAACAGCAAAACTTGATAAAAGTTTAAGTTTATACTATGAAGATAAATTCATTAGCATGCCGGAACTCCGCGTTGTTTTTCCCGGTGCGAAACTTTATTCTAAAGATGCTTATGCCTTAGATATTCTATGCGATTTAATAGGTGACGGAAAAAGTTCACCTCTATACAAAGAGATAGTATTAAAAGAAAATTTTGCACCTAGCGTAACCATAAACAATCATTTAAGAGAACATGCCGGTGAAATAATTTTCAAAGTTCGTGCTTATAGTGATATTCCTCTACAAAAGATTTTTAATTCCATTAATAAAACCATTAATGATTTTGAAAATAATAAAATTAATGACGAAGATATTGCAACAGCTAAGAATTTAGCAGAAGCAAGATATTATGACGGATTATCTTCCAATCTATATAAAGCTATAAGTCTTGCGGAATCAACCACTTTCGGCGGTTCTCCAAAAATGATATATAAAGAATTACAAATGATAAAATCCGTAACAAAAGATGATATTATTAATGTTTATAATAAATACTTTAAAAATAAAAATTATATTGCTACTTGTTTTGTTCCATTAGGAAAACAGAATCTTGTTCTTGATAATTCTGTTAAGGCAGATATAACTGATTCCCCTATTGAAGAACCGATATCGAAAAAAACAAGCCATAAAAACCCTGAACATATTATAAAAAAAACACCTTCAAGAATTGATCGTTCCGCTGAACCGAGATTATCTACACTTCATACATTAAAATTACCAAAAGTATGGAGCGTTTATACACGAAATGGTATAAATGTTATGGGAATCGAAGATCAACGTTTACCTATTGTTTATTTCTCAATTGTTATTAAGGCCGGCACTCTCGATGATGATATTAACAAACCCGGTATCGCAAATTTAACGACAAGATTGCTTAGAGAAAGTACATCAAAAATGAATTCTGAAGAATTAGAGAGAGCAATACGAGGAATCGGAGCTAATTTAGTATTTATTGCCAGAAAGGAATGGTGTGTTTTATCAGGGAAATGTGTTAGCAGACATTTTAACAAATTGTTATCAATAGCAGAAGATATAATCACCAAACCATCATGGAATGAAGATGATTTTAAAAGAATTAAAAGAGACATTATATCAAACTTAAGGCAAGACCAATATAATCCTAATAAAATCGCATATAATAAATTTTATGAAACAATCTACGGCAACAATCCTATTGCTCTCCCAAACGAAGGTACAATTGAGTCTATTGAGAAAATAGAATTAAAAGATCTGCAAGAATACTATTCCAAATATTTCTCCCCTACTATAAGTGATTTTATAATAAGCGGTAATATTAAACGGGATACGGTACTTGATTTTATACATGGATTGGAAAATAATTGGAAACCAATTCAAGTAGATAAAATTTCAAAAGCCATTTATAGCCCTAAAAAACATGATAAAACAATTTATATTAACAATCCGAATGCCGAACAGGCAGTACTTTATTTCGGTGAAAAATCTCTTACACGTTTAGATGAAGACTATATTCCTGCAACATTAATAAATTATAAATTAGGTGAAGGCACATCAAGCGAATTATTCAAAATATTAAGACTGGAACACGGCTACACTTACGGAATCTACTCCGAATTTGCAGGAAATAAAACTTTCGGAACTTTCATCGGATGTTCAAATATTAATAACGCCGTAATAGACGAAGCAGTTTCAATTGTCAAGAGAATAATATCCAATTATTCAAAAAATTATACTGCCAAAGATTTAAAAGACAGCAAAAATGCAATTATCAGAAAATTGAATAGCAGTTATGATACATTAGTTGCTTACCATTCCTTACTAACTGAAATTTCAACATACGAACTGCCTTTTAACTTTGTTGAGAAAGACATTGCAACTATTAAAAGTGTTACACATAAACAAGCCATAACCCTAATAAAAAAATATTTGAATATAGAAGACATGTTATTCTTAATACTAAAAAAATAA